A region of Vitis vinifera cultivar Pinot Noir 40024 chromosome 15, ASM3070453v1 DNA encodes the following proteins:
- the LOC100251611 gene encoding voltage-dependent chloride channel 1, chloroplastic, with product MRKPTHSIQLPTNLAPYSSLKTIPNFHFLPLPSKPTKLSFRVFSSRSADSPPPPSSTQNLTLISILRTVPDWADAIKERGMQQKRSLYNHETWVEHRSSRRHVRHLLSSFSSRVILSLIPPVIAFTSVAVIVASYNSAVTFHWLPEFFPLLRASSLPYQLTAPALALLLVFRTEASYSRFEEGRKAWTKIIAGTNDFARQVVAGVESSGDALLKKALLQYIMAFPVALKCHVIYGSDIRQDLQNLLEVDDLAVVLSSKHRPRCIIEFISQSLQLLNLDDAKRHVLESKLSCFHEGIGVCEQLMGIPIPLSYTRLTSRFLVLWHLTLPIILWEDCNWIVVPATFISAASLFCIEEVGVLIEEPFPMLALDELCKLVHNNIQEAIASEKLIQAQLIAKRKNHADEHSPNGRPSSEVDRKLG from the exons ATGAGAAAACCCACCCACTCAATTCAACTACCCACAAACTTAGCACCCTATTCTTCTCTCAAAACAATCCCGAATTTTCACTTCCTACCCTTGCCCTCCAAACCTACCAAACTCTCCTTCAGAGTCTTCTCTTCACGCTCAGCGGACTCACCACCCCCTCCCTCCTCCACCCAAAACCTAACCCTAATCTCAATTCTCCGGACAGTTCCCGACTGGGCTGATGCCATAAAAGAACGTGGAATGCAGCAGAAAAGGTCTTTATACAACCATGAAACTTGGGTGGAGCATAGAAGTTCTAGGCGCCATGTCAGGCACCTGTTATCCAGCTTTTCTTCGCGGGTAATTCTATCATTGATTCCTCCGGTGATCGCCTTCACTTCAGTGGCAGTGATCGTTGCTAGTTACAATTCAGCAGTTACCTTTCACTGGTTACCGGAGTTCTTCCCCTTATTGAGGGCCTCATCACTGCCCTACCAGTTGACAGCGCCTGCCTTGGCTCTTTTGCTGGTTTTCAGGACCGAGGCGTCCTATTCGAGGTTTGAAGAAGGCAGGAAGGCTTGGACTAAGATCATTGCAGGGACTAATGACTTTGCCAGGCAAGTGGTAGCGGGGGTTGAGAGCTCGGGCGATGCATTGCTGAAGAAGGCGCTCTTGCAGTATATCATGGCATTTCCTGTTGCTCTCAAG TGTCATGTAATCTATGGCTCAGATATAAGACAAGACCTTCAGAATTTGCTTGAGGTGGATGATCTAGCAGTAGTTCTGAGTTCAAAGCATCGACCCCGCTGCATCATTGAGTTCATTTCTCAAAGCCTCCAGCTGCTAAACCTGGACGATGCCAAGCGACATGTGTTG GAGTCAAAGTTATCTTGTTTCCATGAGGGTATTGGTGTTTGTGAGCAGCTCATGGGCATTCCTATCCCTCTCTCATATACCCGCCTGACCTCAAGGTTTCTGGTCCTCTGGCATCTCACTCTCCCCATCATCCTCTGGGAGGACTGCAACTGGATTGTGGTTCCTGCTACTTTCATCAGTGCTGCTTCTCTCTTCTGCATTGAAGaa GTGGGTGTTCTCATTGAAGAACCATTTCCAATGCTTGCACTGGACGAGCTCTGCAAACTAGTTCATAACAACATTCAAGAAGCAATTGCCAGTGAGAAGTTGATTCAAGCACAACTCATTGCAAAAAGAAAGAACCACGCAGATGAGCACTCACCTAATGGCAGGCCCAGTTCTGAAGTGGACAGAAAACTGGGTTGA